A part of Denitratisoma oestradiolicum genomic DNA contains:
- a CDS encoding flagellar transcriptional regulator FlhD, producing the protein MEQRDILKINRQLLLLTRQMANDSDAAELMTGLSKPVIDKIATLDMEEIEELAETVGVSLYTLRFSDSVFTRLLQLPRDARSTYAEATLAGNSRGGATFP; encoded by the coding sequence ATGGAACAGCGCGACATTCTCAAAATCAACCGGCAGCTTCTCCTTCTGACCCGTCAAATGGCCAACGACAGCGATGCCGCCGAATTGATGACAGGTCTATCAAAGCCCGTCATCGACAAGATTGCCACCTTGGATATGGAAGAGATCGAAGAGTTGGCTGAGACAGTCGGTGTCTCGCTCTATACCTTGCGGTTCTCCGATTCGGTATTCACCCGGTTATTGCAACTGCCACGAGATGCTCGAAGTACGTACGCCGAGGCAACGCTGGCAGGCAATAGTCGTGGCGGCGCTACTTTCCCCTGA
- a CDS encoding LexA family protein, which produces MTTAMEATFLGQNPVAEILEALMDKHSLNQTDLAHRSGVSQPAINRILKERNKAKKPRRETLEKISGVLGVTPEQLTGQDPISVRLFDKGAVPIGRWETLTHVPYSGDMPPGQALICPIPHSDMCFALPVIGEAMVGEDGYREGEVIFVDPAVKLTHGCDVVAVSPKGGLFRRFVETPEGQFLKTLNPCWPNPILPLTSEIILMGTVIFSGRIR; this is translated from the coding sequence ATGACGACCGCTATGGAGGCAACCTTCCTTGGACAAAACCCCGTCGCAGAGATTCTGGAAGCGCTGATGGACAAGCACAGCCTGAATCAGACTGACTTAGCGCACCGCTCCGGAGTCTCCCAGCCCGCGATCAATCGCATCCTCAAGGAACGCAACAAGGCCAAGAAACCTCGCCGCGAAACTTTGGAGAAAATTAGCGGCGTGCTGGGCGTCACACCCGAGCAACTCACGGGGCAAGACCCCATTTCAGTACGCTTGTTTGACAAGGGTGCAGTACCCATCGGACGCTGGGAAACGCTGACCCACGTCCCGTACTCGGGCGATATGCCGCCGGGCCAAGCTTTGATTTGCCCGATACCCCATAGCGATATGTGCTTCGCTCTGCCGGTAATTGGGGAAGCCATGGTGGGTGAAGACGGCTATCGGGAAGGTGAAGTGATTTTTGTTGATCCGGCCGTGAAACTCACGCACGGTTGCGATGTTGTCGCAGTCAGCCCGAAAGGCGGACTATTCAGGCGATTCGTAGAGACGCCGGAAGGCCAGTTTCTCAAGACACTGAACCCGTGTTGGCCCAACCCAATCCTACCGCTCACATCGGAGATCATCCTAATGGGAACGGTGATTTTTTCTGGCCGAATTCGTTAG